In Tenebrio molitor chromosome 6, icTenMoli1.1, whole genome shotgun sequence, one genomic interval encodes:
- the LOC138133256 gene encoding nose resistant to fluoxetine protein 6-like → MLRLVLLVLTIFQISSIKCEVANNVTDIANLYFQYVENATISHECKIQLNLLALGLGARKEWALKMLDATAKPQAGILLGNIMHVGNYDECLEVDEDLFGLKIQGKYCTAVLQAHPTYGEDFAKLLTSLNAGDKVVEGDILMELRKSYGVCVPKGCTIEDLRNLSNSIEEEFQSPAHFHFAEEYCDGGEKPPFSAAAIVAIFVFSAFAVIVVCSTLYDVFCYQRLAEKSPNLFVAFSVLTNTQRLLSTQTTESTLGCLNGMRVISMMWIIIAHGYQFAFFTPEVNAVHIIWWKDHLLSSIIMAASVAVDTFFTISGLLLVYLFMKSNDKGVKFSLPMFYLHRILRLTPSLAMVALLSATLITHMGSGPFWPAMYVTFQESCEKNWWSTVTYLQNYVHTHNQCVGQAWYLAVDTQMYFLSPVVLFPLLRWPKQTIGAIGVFVVLNCAYVFEISWKKQLGATFFSQDEAQYAYIYSPTHVRGTVYLMGMVCGYFIFQTKNKRLELRKSMVALLWVLSLLALTGIVFAHSSFNADQYTVLEGALFNSLSRVSWSGALCVVILLCVNGYGGVVNSFLSSNVFTVLIRLNYNVYLLHLLVIGEVVGQGRTPIHFSNLVGFHSFWGNYAFSLGAAVVWTLAFESPVLVIEKIVFGQKKKSHPKKSLENGVKNGIGAENKVCDVPTISTSSN, encoded by the exons ATGTTGCGTCTCGTGCTTCTCGTCTTgacaattttccaaatttcctCAATCAAATGTGAAGTCGCCAATAATGTAACAGACATcgcaaatttatattttcagtACGTCGAAAACGCAACAATAAGTCACGAATGCAAAATCCAGCTCAACCTTTTGGCGTTGGGTCTGGGCGCGCGGAAAGAATGGGCGTTGAAAA TGTTGGACGCGACGGCGAAGCCCCAAGCCGGGATCCTGTTGGGGAACATCATGCACGTGGGAAATTACGACGAGTGTCTGGAGGTCGACGAAGACCTGTTCGGATTGAAGATTCAGGGCAAGTACTGCACGGCTGTGCTCCAAGCCCACCCGACCTACGGAGAAGATTTCGCGAAGCTGCTGACATCGCTGAAT GCTGGCGATAAAGTCGTCGAGGGAGACATTCTGATGGAGCTGCGGAAATCTTACGGGGTCTGCGTCCCGAAAGGTTGCACCATAGAAGACTTGCGAAACTTGTCGAACAGCATCGAGGAAGAGTTTCAGTCTCCGGCTCATTTTCATTTCGCCGAAGAGTACTGCGACGGGGGCGAGAAGCCACCCTTCAGCGCCGCCGCGATCGTCGCCAT ATTCGTTTTTTCCGCTTTCGCCGTCATCGTCGTCTGCAGCACCCTCTACGACGTATTTTGCTACCAGCGTCTCGCGG AGAAAAGTCCCAACTTGTTCGTCGCCTTTTCGGTACTGACCAACACTCAAAGATTGCTGTCAACGCAGACGACCGAGTCTACTTTGGGGTGCCTCAACGGGATGAGAGTGATCAGCATGATGTGGATCATCATCGCTCACGGCTACCAATTCGCGTTTTTCACTCCGGAAGTCAACGCGGTTCACATCATATGG TGGAAAGATCATCTTCTGAGCTCAATCATCATGGCGGCCTCGGTGGCGGTGGACACGTTTTTTACCATCAGCGGGCTGCTTCTGGTCTACCTATTTATGAAGAGCAACGACAAAGGTGTTAAATTCTCTCTGCCGATGTTCTACTTGCACAGGATTTTGAG ATTGACGCCCTCTTTGGCGATGGTGGCGCTGCTCTCGGCCACTTTAATCACCCACATGGGCAGCGGACCCTTCTGGCCTGCAATGTACGTGACGTTTCAGGAATCGTGCGAGAAAAACTGGTGGTCAACTGTGACCTACTTGCAAAACTACGTCCATACTCACAACCAA tgCGTGGGACAAGCTTGGTACTTGGCGGTGGACACTCAGATGTACTTCCTGTCTCCCGTGGTACTGTTTCCTTTGTTGAGGTGGCCCAAACAAACGATTGGGGCGATCGGAGTGTTCGTCGTCTTGAACTGCGCTTATGTGTTCGAAATATCTTGGAAGAAGCAACTAGGAGCGACATTTTTCAG CCAGGATGAGGCGCAGTACGCGTATATCTACAGCCCCACTCACGTTAGAGGAACCGTTTACCTCATGGGTATGGTCTGCGGCTACTTCATATTCCAAACGAAGAACAAACGACTCGAGTTACGCAAG TCTATGGTGGCGCTCTTGTGGGTTTTGTCTCTGCTGGCGCTGACAGGAATTGTCTTCGCCCATTCCTCCTTCAACGCCGATCAATACACCGTACTAGAAGGGGCTCTGTTTAATTCTTTGAGTAGAGTAAGTTGGAGCGGAGCTCTGTGCGTCGTCATCTTGCTGTGCGTCAACGGTTATGGCGGTGTCGTGAACTCGTTCCTGTCGAGTAACGTCTTCACAGTTTTGATCCGCTTGAATTACAACGTCTATCTCTTGCATTTACTCGTGATAGGGGAGGTCGTCGGTCAAGGGAGAACTCCCATCCATTTCTCTAATCTGGTCGGA TTTCACAGCTTTTGGGGGAATTATGCTTTTAGTTTGGGGGCTGCGGTCGTTTGGACCTTAGCTTTCGAGTCACCTGTACTGGTcatagaaaaaattgtattcggACAAA aaaaaaaatcacacccCAAGAAGTCTTTGGAAAATGGAGTAAAAAACGGAATAGGAGCGGAAAATAAGGTTTGCGACGTACCAACCATCTCGACTAGTTCGAACTAG
- the Pld gene encoding phospholipase D2 isoform X1, producing MELSYKKPLPHRLPSPHAKKSVMSTINIVRMEEEEGECNNEVSLTRPSLGGSEYDDELGVPESLIIVDVGDGPVVIERSDEEVEDEGDGLVFQTIHKPPVKFKSFKRNVFIPSVDVVAAITDYERNLTTHMINPNLYTISLTHGSFTWQIKKRYKQIQNLHQQLLLFRAGLNIPFPSKTHKRKRKSFKMSMPKSGRGKRKAALPRFPKKPEILVPYDKLGDRIKQLESYLNNLLSINIYRNHPTTIEFLEVSHLSFVQGLGAKGKEGMIKKRTGSTQPGQAGCNCCGLIRCLFCIRCQHLCNDILCARWVERWFFIKDTCFGYVNPEDGIIKCVILFDQGFEVSSGLYSIGLQTGFQIITLFRQIAFKCWTRRKSREWVEALKDMAAGPARDFVQPNQHRSFAPLRTTIPACWFVDGAGYMSAVADAIENAKEEIFITDWWLSPEIHMKRPAICGEHWRLDKLLQRKAESGVKIFVLLYKELEVALGLNSYYSKQKLAQLSDNIKVLRHPDHARVGVFLWAHHEKIVVVDQSYAFVGGIDLCYGRWDDAKHRLTDLGSITPTIDPSTLKKKTSSVPGGDAFYPIPIPLYKQTPIPAVEEPDTCPAELPSSPLPQLEPGDSLLMPPLNEKMKCNTPNMERKNVIDTIKNTVKSKGKDLINLVYTPHEDSVEEKESIPEKENQTPEEILESLNGSSKLWVGKDYVNFIVKDFNNLDSPFDDFIDRVTTPRMPWHDVGVCVQGAAARDVSRHFIQRWNATKLEKAKSNKTYPFLLPKSYEEFKTLPVVFPNEVNNVSCQVLRSVSTWSCGFLEPDTVEQSIHEAYIDTINKAQHYIYIENQFFISLPYNNPNTKNQIAEALYKRIIRAFRAKEVFRVFVVMPLLPGFEGEVGGPTGTSLHAITHWNYASISQGKDSIIGRLQEHGIENPSDYISFYGLRTHSTLNNEPITELIYVHSKLMIVDDKIVICGSANINDRSLIGKRDSEIAVLIEDEAFDDGVMNGESFPCGKFAGSLRKYLFKEHLGLLGKEHEMIDFDITDPISDYFYKEVWYKTASLNTEFYEKVFHCIPTDKVETFADLKKNQDEKPLYINEISRAEKMLESIQGHLVLLPLNFLCQENLTPAANSVEGMMPTSLWT from the exons ATGGAACTATCAT ATAAGAAACCACTGCCGCACCGTTTGCCTTCACCGCACGCAAAAAAGTCCGTCATGTCAACAATTAACATAGTTAG GATGGAGGAGGAGGAGGGTGAGTGCAACAACGAAGTCTCGTTGACGAGACCGAGTCTCGGAGGGTCGGAGTACGACGACGAGTTGGGCGTTCCGGAGTCTCTCATCATCGTGGACGTGGGGGACGGGCCCGTGGTCATCGAACGCTCCGACGAAGAGGTCGAAG ATGAAGGTGATGGACTCGTTTTTCAAACAATCCACAAGCCCCCGGTCAAGTTCAAGTCTTTCAAGAGAAACGTGTTTATACCGTCCGTCGATGTGGTCGCCGCGATCACAGATTACGAGCGCAACCTCACCACCCACATGATTAACCCCAATTTGTACACCATTTCTTTGACTCATGGAAGTTTCACCTGGCAGATCAAAAAACGCTACAAACAGATACAGAATTTGCACCAGCAGTTGCTACTGTTCCGGGCAGGCTTGAACATACCATTTCCCAGCAAGACCcacaaaagaaaaagaaagagtTTTAAAATGTCGATGCCCAAGAGCGGGAGAGGCAAGAGGAAGGCTGCCCTGCCCAG ATTTCCGAAAAAACCTGAGATTTTAGTGCCCTATGACAAGCTGGGCGACAGGATCAAGCAGTTGGAGAGTTATCTCAACAACCTGCTGTCAATCAACATTTATCGCAACCATCCCACCACT ATCGAATTTTTGGAAGTTTCGCATCTGTCGTTCGTCCAGGGCTTGGGGGCCAAAGGCAAAGAGGGGATGATCAAGAAGAGGACCGGGAGCACTCAACCGGGACAAGCCGGTTGCAACTGTTGCGGCCTCATCAGGTGTCTCTTTTGCATTAG ATGTCAACACTTGTGCAACGACATTTTGTGCGCCCGCTGGGTCGAGCGATGGTTTTTCATCAAAGATACGTGTTTCGGTTACGTCAACCCCGAAGACGGCATCATCAAATGCGTGATTTTGTTCGACCAGGGCTTCGAGGTGTCGTCCGGGCTGTACTCTATCGGTTTGCAAACTGGATTCCAAATAATCACGCTCTTCAGGCAGATCGCTTTCAAATGCTGGACGCGGAGGAAGAGCCGCGAGTGGGTCGAAGCCCTCAAAGACATGGCCGCCGGTCCAG CCAGAGATTTCGTCCAACCCAACCAGCACCGATCGTTCGCCCCCTTGCGGACCACGATCCCGGCGTGCTGGTTCGTGGACGGCGCCGGTTACATGTCAGCCGTCGCCGACGCCATCGAGAACGCCAAAGAAGAGATTTTCATCACGGACTGGTGGTTGAGCCCCGAGATACACATGAAGCGACCGGCGATCTGCGGGGAGCACTGGAGACTCGACAAGTTGTTGCAGAGGAAAGCGGAGAGCGGGGTGAAAATCTTCGTGCTGTTGTACAAAGAACTCGAGGTCGCACTGGGCCTCAACAGCTACTACAGCAAGCAGAAATTGGCGCAGTTGTCCGACAACATCAAGGTCCTGAGGCACCCGGACCACGCCCGAGTCGGAGTCTTCTTGTGGGCCCACCACGAAAAAATCGTAGTCGTCGACCAGAGCTACGCTTTCGTAGGCGGAATCGACCTGTGCTACGGCCGATGGGACGACGCCAAGCACAG GTTGACCGATTTGGGGAGCATCACCCCGACAATCGACCCCtccactttgaaaaaaaagacgTCGAGTGTACCCGGTGGTGACGCCTTCTACCCCATCCCCATCCCTCTGTACAAGCAGACCCCGATCCCCGCCGTCGAGGAGCCCGACACTTGTCCCGCGGAACTCCCGTCGAGTCCTCTCCCCCAGTTGGAGCCCGGAGACTCTCTGTTGATGCCTCCGCTCAACGAAAAAATGAAGTGCAATACTCCCAACATGGAGCGCAAGAACGTGATCGACACGATCAAAAACACCGTCAAGAGCAAAGGAAAAGATCTCATCAATTTAGTTTACACTCCGCACGAGGACAGCGTCGAGGAGAAGGAGAGTATTCCCGAGAAGGAAAACCAGACGCCGGAGGAAATATTGGAAAGCTTGAACGGGTCCTCCAAGTTGTGGGTGGGCAAAGATTATGTTAATTTCATAGTGAAGGATTTCAACAATCTGGATTCGCCCTTCGACGATTTCATCGATCGGGTGACCACTCCCAGGATGCCGTGGCACGACGTGGGGGTGTGCGTCCAGGGGGCGGCGGCGCGGGACGTCTCCAGACACTTCATCCAAAGGTGGAACGCGACCAAGCTGGAAAAGGCCAAATCGAATAAGACTTACCCGTTTCTCTTGCCAAAAAGTTACGAAGAGTTCAAGACGCTTCCGGTGGTTTTCCCGAACGAAGTGAACAACGTTTCGTGCCAA GTCCTACGAAGTGTTAGTACTTGGTCTTGTGGTTTTTTAGAACCAGATACAGTCGAGCAGAGCATTCACGAGGCCTACATCGACACAATCAACAAAGCTCAACACTACATCTACATAGAGAACCAGTTCTTCATCTCGCTGCCTTACAACAACCCCAACACCAAAAACCAAATAGCTGAGGCGCTTTACAAGCGAATCATCAGAGCCTTCAG aGCCAAAGAAGTGTTCAGAGTTTTCGTGGTGATGCCGCTGCTTCCCGGTTTCGAAGGCGAAGTGGGAGGACCGACCGGGACGTCTCTGCACGCCATCACCCACTGGAACTACGCCTCGATCTCTCA GGGGAAAGACTCGATCATCGGGCGATTGCAAGAGCACGGCATCGAAAACCCCTCCGATTACATCTCCTTCTACGGATTGAGAACCCACTCGACCCTCAACAACGAACCGATCACCGAGCTGATCTACGTCCACTCGAAGCTGATGATCGTCGACGACAAAATCGTGATCTGCGGCTCGGCGAACATCAACGATCGCTCGCTGATCGGCAAGAGGGACTCGGAGATCGCGGTCCTGATCGAGGACGAGGCTTTCGACGACGGGGTCATGAACGGGGAGAGTTTCCCGTGCGGCAAATTCGCGGGGAGCTTGCGCAAGTACTTGTTCAAGGAGCATCTGGGCTTGTTGGGCAAAGAACACGAAATGATAGATTTCGACATTACCGACCCAATCTCCGACTACTTCTACAAAGAGGTCTGGTATAAAACTGCCAGTTTGAACACGGAGTTCTACGAGAAAGTCTTCCATTGCATTCCGACCGATAAAGTGGAGACGTTCGCCGATTTGAAAAAGAATCAAGACGAGAAACCGCTGTACATCAACGAGATTTCGCGGGCCGAGAAGATGCTGGAGAGTATCCAG GGTCATCTCGTACTTTTGCCTTTAAATTTTCTGTGCCAGGAAAATTTGACCCCCGCCGCCAATTCGGTCGAAGGGATGATGCCTACTTCCTTATGGACCTAG
- the Pld gene encoding phospholipase D2 isoform X2: MMEEEEGECNNEVSLTRPSLGGSEYDDELGVPESLIIVDVGDGPVVIERSDEEVEDEGDGLVFQTIHKPPVKFKSFKRNVFIPSVDVVAAITDYERNLTTHMINPNLYTISLTHGSFTWQIKKRYKQIQNLHQQLLLFRAGLNIPFPSKTHKRKRKSFKMSMPKSGRGKRKAALPRFPKKPEILVPYDKLGDRIKQLESYLNNLLSINIYRNHPTTIEFLEVSHLSFVQGLGAKGKEGMIKKRTGSTQPGQAGCNCCGLIRCLFCIRCQHLCNDILCARWVERWFFIKDTCFGYVNPEDGIIKCVILFDQGFEVSSGLYSIGLQTGFQIITLFRQIAFKCWTRRKSREWVEALKDMAAGPARDFVQPNQHRSFAPLRTTIPACWFVDGAGYMSAVADAIENAKEEIFITDWWLSPEIHMKRPAICGEHWRLDKLLQRKAESGVKIFVLLYKELEVALGLNSYYSKQKLAQLSDNIKVLRHPDHARVGVFLWAHHEKIVVVDQSYAFVGGIDLCYGRWDDAKHRLTDLGSITPTIDPSTLKKKTSSVPGGDAFYPIPIPLYKQTPIPAVEEPDTCPAELPSSPLPQLEPGDSLLMPPLNEKMKCNTPNMERKNVIDTIKNTVKSKGKDLINLVYTPHEDSVEEKESIPEKENQTPEEILESLNGSSKLWVGKDYVNFIVKDFNNLDSPFDDFIDRVTTPRMPWHDVGVCVQGAAARDVSRHFIQRWNATKLEKAKSNKTYPFLLPKSYEEFKTLPVVFPNEVNNVSCQVLRSVSTWSCGFLEPDTVEQSIHEAYIDTINKAQHYIYIENQFFISLPYNNPNTKNQIAEALYKRIIRAFRAKEVFRVFVVMPLLPGFEGEVGGPTGTSLHAITHWNYASISQGKDSIIGRLQEHGIENPSDYISFYGLRTHSTLNNEPITELIYVHSKLMIVDDKIVICGSANINDRSLIGKRDSEIAVLIEDEAFDDGVMNGESFPCGKFAGSLRKYLFKEHLGLLGKEHEMIDFDITDPISDYFYKEVWYKTASLNTEFYEKVFHCIPTDKVETFADLKKNQDEKPLYINEISRAEKMLESIQGHLVLLPLNFLCQENLTPAANSVEGMMPTSLWT; the protein is encoded by the exons AT GATGGAGGAGGAGGAGGGTGAGTGCAACAACGAAGTCTCGTTGACGAGACCGAGTCTCGGAGGGTCGGAGTACGACGACGAGTTGGGCGTTCCGGAGTCTCTCATCATCGTGGACGTGGGGGACGGGCCCGTGGTCATCGAACGCTCCGACGAAGAGGTCGAAG ATGAAGGTGATGGACTCGTTTTTCAAACAATCCACAAGCCCCCGGTCAAGTTCAAGTCTTTCAAGAGAAACGTGTTTATACCGTCCGTCGATGTGGTCGCCGCGATCACAGATTACGAGCGCAACCTCACCACCCACATGATTAACCCCAATTTGTACACCATTTCTTTGACTCATGGAAGTTTCACCTGGCAGATCAAAAAACGCTACAAACAGATACAGAATTTGCACCAGCAGTTGCTACTGTTCCGGGCAGGCTTGAACATACCATTTCCCAGCAAGACCcacaaaagaaaaagaaagagtTTTAAAATGTCGATGCCCAAGAGCGGGAGAGGCAAGAGGAAGGCTGCCCTGCCCAG ATTTCCGAAAAAACCTGAGATTTTAGTGCCCTATGACAAGCTGGGCGACAGGATCAAGCAGTTGGAGAGTTATCTCAACAACCTGCTGTCAATCAACATTTATCGCAACCATCCCACCACT ATCGAATTTTTGGAAGTTTCGCATCTGTCGTTCGTCCAGGGCTTGGGGGCCAAAGGCAAAGAGGGGATGATCAAGAAGAGGACCGGGAGCACTCAACCGGGACAAGCCGGTTGCAACTGTTGCGGCCTCATCAGGTGTCTCTTTTGCATTAG ATGTCAACACTTGTGCAACGACATTTTGTGCGCCCGCTGGGTCGAGCGATGGTTTTTCATCAAAGATACGTGTTTCGGTTACGTCAACCCCGAAGACGGCATCATCAAATGCGTGATTTTGTTCGACCAGGGCTTCGAGGTGTCGTCCGGGCTGTACTCTATCGGTTTGCAAACTGGATTCCAAATAATCACGCTCTTCAGGCAGATCGCTTTCAAATGCTGGACGCGGAGGAAGAGCCGCGAGTGGGTCGAAGCCCTCAAAGACATGGCCGCCGGTCCAG CCAGAGATTTCGTCCAACCCAACCAGCACCGATCGTTCGCCCCCTTGCGGACCACGATCCCGGCGTGCTGGTTCGTGGACGGCGCCGGTTACATGTCAGCCGTCGCCGACGCCATCGAGAACGCCAAAGAAGAGATTTTCATCACGGACTGGTGGTTGAGCCCCGAGATACACATGAAGCGACCGGCGATCTGCGGGGAGCACTGGAGACTCGACAAGTTGTTGCAGAGGAAAGCGGAGAGCGGGGTGAAAATCTTCGTGCTGTTGTACAAAGAACTCGAGGTCGCACTGGGCCTCAACAGCTACTACAGCAAGCAGAAATTGGCGCAGTTGTCCGACAACATCAAGGTCCTGAGGCACCCGGACCACGCCCGAGTCGGAGTCTTCTTGTGGGCCCACCACGAAAAAATCGTAGTCGTCGACCAGAGCTACGCTTTCGTAGGCGGAATCGACCTGTGCTACGGCCGATGGGACGACGCCAAGCACAG GTTGACCGATTTGGGGAGCATCACCCCGACAATCGACCCCtccactttgaaaaaaaagacgTCGAGTGTACCCGGTGGTGACGCCTTCTACCCCATCCCCATCCCTCTGTACAAGCAGACCCCGATCCCCGCCGTCGAGGAGCCCGACACTTGTCCCGCGGAACTCCCGTCGAGTCCTCTCCCCCAGTTGGAGCCCGGAGACTCTCTGTTGATGCCTCCGCTCAACGAAAAAATGAAGTGCAATACTCCCAACATGGAGCGCAAGAACGTGATCGACACGATCAAAAACACCGTCAAGAGCAAAGGAAAAGATCTCATCAATTTAGTTTACACTCCGCACGAGGACAGCGTCGAGGAGAAGGAGAGTATTCCCGAGAAGGAAAACCAGACGCCGGAGGAAATATTGGAAAGCTTGAACGGGTCCTCCAAGTTGTGGGTGGGCAAAGATTATGTTAATTTCATAGTGAAGGATTTCAACAATCTGGATTCGCCCTTCGACGATTTCATCGATCGGGTGACCACTCCCAGGATGCCGTGGCACGACGTGGGGGTGTGCGTCCAGGGGGCGGCGGCGCGGGACGTCTCCAGACACTTCATCCAAAGGTGGAACGCGACCAAGCTGGAAAAGGCCAAATCGAATAAGACTTACCCGTTTCTCTTGCCAAAAAGTTACGAAGAGTTCAAGACGCTTCCGGTGGTTTTCCCGAACGAAGTGAACAACGTTTCGTGCCAA GTCCTACGAAGTGTTAGTACTTGGTCTTGTGGTTTTTTAGAACCAGATACAGTCGAGCAGAGCATTCACGAGGCCTACATCGACACAATCAACAAAGCTCAACACTACATCTACATAGAGAACCAGTTCTTCATCTCGCTGCCTTACAACAACCCCAACACCAAAAACCAAATAGCTGAGGCGCTTTACAAGCGAATCATCAGAGCCTTCAG aGCCAAAGAAGTGTTCAGAGTTTTCGTGGTGATGCCGCTGCTTCCCGGTTTCGAAGGCGAAGTGGGAGGACCGACCGGGACGTCTCTGCACGCCATCACCCACTGGAACTACGCCTCGATCTCTCA GGGGAAAGACTCGATCATCGGGCGATTGCAAGAGCACGGCATCGAAAACCCCTCCGATTACATCTCCTTCTACGGATTGAGAACCCACTCGACCCTCAACAACGAACCGATCACCGAGCTGATCTACGTCCACTCGAAGCTGATGATCGTCGACGACAAAATCGTGATCTGCGGCTCGGCGAACATCAACGATCGCTCGCTGATCGGCAAGAGGGACTCGGAGATCGCGGTCCTGATCGAGGACGAGGCTTTCGACGACGGGGTCATGAACGGGGAGAGTTTCCCGTGCGGCAAATTCGCGGGGAGCTTGCGCAAGTACTTGTTCAAGGAGCATCTGGGCTTGTTGGGCAAAGAACACGAAATGATAGATTTCGACATTACCGACCCAATCTCCGACTACTTCTACAAAGAGGTCTGGTATAAAACTGCCAGTTTGAACACGGAGTTCTACGAGAAAGTCTTCCATTGCATTCCGACCGATAAAGTGGAGACGTTCGCCGATTTGAAAAAGAATCAAGACGAGAAACCGCTGTACATCAACGAGATTTCGCGGGCCGAGAAGATGCTGGAGAGTATCCAG GGTCATCTCGTACTTTTGCCTTTAAATTTTCTGTGCCAGGAAAATTTGACCCCCGCCGCCAATTCGGTCGAAGGGATGATGCCTACTTCCTTATGGACCTAG